One Natator depressus isolate rNatDep1 chromosome 5, rNatDep2.hap1, whole genome shotgun sequence DNA segment encodes these proteins:
- the COX7C gene encoding cytochrome c oxidase subunit 7C, mitochondrial, protein MLGASVRRFATSAIRRSHYEEGPGKNIPFSVENKWRLLGLMVVFFGSGFAAPFIIVRHQLLKK, encoded by the exons ATGTTGGGTGCCAGCGTCCGCCGCTTCGCTACCTCCGCCATCCGCAGATCCCACTATGAGGAGGGGCCGGGAAAG AACATTCCGTTTTCTGTAGAAAACAAGTGGCGGCTACTAGGATTAATGGTAGTGTTCTTCGGAAGTGGGTTTGCTGCTCCTTTCATCATAGTAAGGCACCAACTGCTCAagaaatga